A genome region from Choloepus didactylus isolate mChoDid1 chromosome 14, mChoDid1.pri, whole genome shotgun sequence includes the following:
- the SDC2 gene encoding syndecan-2 has translation MRRAWILLTLGLVACVSAESRAQLTSDKDMYLDNSSIEDASGVYPIDDDDYASASGSGGDEDVESPEMTTSRTLPKIPFTSAAPKVETTTLKIQNKIPAQTKSPEEIDKEKVHLSDSERKMDPAEEDANVYTEKHSDNLFKRTEVLAAVIAGGVIGFLFAIFLILLLVYRMRKKDEGSYDLGERKPSSAAYQKAPTKEFYA, from the exons aGAGCACAGCTGACGTCCGACAAGGACATGTACCTTGACAACAGCTCCATTGAAGACGCTTCGGGAGTGTATCCTATTGATGATGATGACTATGCTTCTGCATCAGGCTCGG GAGGTGATGAGGACGTAGAGAGTCCAGAGATGACAACATCTCGAACACTTCCAAAGATACCGTTTACTAGTGCTGCACCAAAAGTGGAAACTACGACACTGAAAATacagaacaagatacctgctcagacgaag TCACCTGAAGAAATTGATAAGGAGAAAGTTCACCTCTCTGACTCAGAAAGGAAAATGGACCCAGCTGAAGAGGATGCAAATGTGTATACTGAGAAGCACTCGGACAATCTTTTCAAACGAACAGAAGTCCTGGCAG CTGTCATTGCTGGTGGAGTCATCGGCTTTCTCTTTGCAATTTTCCTTATCCTGCTGTTGGTGTATCGCATGAGAAAGAAGGATGAAGGAAGCTATGATCTTGGAGAACGCAAACCATCTAGTGCTGCTTATCAGAAGGCACCTACTAAGGAGTTTTATGCATAA